A stretch of Astyanax mexicanus isolate ESR-SI-001 chromosome 21, AstMex3_surface, whole genome shotgun sequence DNA encodes these proteins:
- the LOC125785731 gene encoding syncytin-A-like yields the protein MNAIMCMIIAMIYGVNTWDCTRMPTEYLTFHHAKANHPSSLTCTLHEQALPENSICLWHFCTNEESETLGPSSLIVSFRVKAGFVLVNQRTNNLFVLNQNGTLFFNKIRYENEGSYRCKCGEHVRYHQLYVDTDIKINQGGNQVPSINPKENVFSHLFSLTRTQLFGEQPVCVPQPVSVTGGISWTAHSISKCDTCSVLQSHNSNPVNIVSCHNVTVPVVTSCCVPGENTCNTTSLPKTNVTELITPSHFPWCIESTGESPSLGEIPKQACAEIYALDDEGTAYRHSSRISQKLPSQITLQGPVDDEDCVKEGAHWHNLLALTQICRLPAPVGTYWLCGTTAWSELPSRFNGRCTLAYLYPSMRSKQEKLQLTAGSTDQSNTCIPGLTCQQTLWSRTLGALIPSYGVMQSLDQIRTLSRQMDQLINDTVFALNNISLALASHRMMILQNRIALDYLLSSHGGTCSVVGPECCTDVMNPKEDLSNIITDLRNLHDQVSTMNNSETWLHGLLGPLWHNIVEIGLVLLCTVIAIFIVCFSFRFFIVHMFRILNNNVVV from the coding sequence ATGAATGCAATTATGTGCATGATCATAGCAATGATCTATGGTGTAAATACATGGGATTGCACACGCATGCCTACTGAATACTTGACATTTCACCATGCAAAAGCAAATCACCCAAGCTCCCTGACCTGCACCCTTCATGAACAAGCTTTGCCTGAAAACAGTATATGTCTCTGGCACTTCTGTACCAATGAAGAATCAGAAACATTAGGACCAAGTTCACTAATAGTGAGCTTTAGGGTAAAAGCAGGCTTTGTACTGGTGAACCAACGAACAAATAACCTATTTGTTCTAAACCAGAATGGCACCTTATTCTTTAACAAGATAAGGTATGAAAATGAAGGCTCGTACAGATGCAAATGTGGCGAACATGTTCGGTATCATCAGCTTTATGTAGATactgacataaaaataaaccaaggGGGAAACCAAGTTCCAAGCATTAACCCAAAAGAGAATGTTTTTTCCCATCTCTTCTCACTGACAAGGACTCAACTTTTCGGAGAGCAGCCTGTGTGTGTTCCCCAACCTGTCAGCGTAACTGGAGGAATCTCATGGACTGCACATTCAATCTCCAAATGTGACACATGTTCTGTCTTACAATCACATAATAGCAATCCAGTTAACATTGTCTCCTGTCACAACGTCACAGTTCCAGTGGTCACTAGCTGCTGTGTCCCTGGTGAAAACACATGCAACACCACCTCACTTCCGAAAACCAATGTCACAGAGCTTATCACACCCAGTCATTTTCCCTGGTGTATTGAGAGTACAGGTGAATCACCTTCTCTAGGTGAAATTCCCAAACAAGCATGTGCTGAAATCTATGCCTTAGATGATGAGGGCACCGCTTACAGACACTCATCCAGGATATCACAAAAACTGCCTTCTCAAATCACTCTCCAGGGGCCTGTTGATGATGAAGACTGCGTAAAAGAAGGTGCTCACTGGCATAATCTACTCGCTTTGACTCAGATATGTCGTCTACCTGCTCCGGTAGGTACATACTGGCTCTGTGGAACTACTGCATGGTCTGAATTGCCCTCCAGGTTTAATGGCAGATGCACACTCGCATACCTGTATCCATCCATGAGGAGTAAACAAGAGAAGTTACAACTCACAGCTGGCAGTACTGACCAGAGTAATACCTGCATTCCTGGTTTAACCTGTCAACAGACTCTGTGGTCTCGCACTCTTGGAGCTCTAATTCCATCATATGGTGTCATGCAATCACTGGATCAGATCCGTACCCTCTCAAGACAAATGGATCAATTAATTAATGACACTGTTTTCGCCTTAAACAACATCAGCCTTGCCTTAGCTTCCCACAGAATGATGATTCTGCAGAACCGCATTGCTCTGGACTATCTACTATCCAGCCATGGTGGAACTTGCTCAGTGGTAGGTCCTGAATGCTGCACTGATGTCATGAATCCTAAGGAAGACCTCTCAAACATAATCACAGACTTACGAAATTTACATGACCAAGTATCCACAATGAACAATTCTGAAACTTGGCTACATGGACTTCTTGGACCTTTATGGCATAACATTGTAGAGATAGGCTTGGTTCTACTTTGCACAGTTATAGCCATTTTTATTGTTTGCTTTAGTTTTCGATTTTTTATTGTACATATGTTTCGAATTTTGAATAATAATGTAGTTGTGTGA